The Paramisgurnus dabryanus chromosome 17, PD_genome_1.1, whole genome shotgun sequence genome includes the window CAGCTGTCACAATGACATGCTTAAAGCCTAAGTATTATTTAGGAAAAGTGATAAAATGCGTGGTTCTGTTGCTTTTTCTTTTCAGTTTTATAtaagtattttattaaattggAAAGCGCAGATAAATACAAAAGTTTCCaatatttgtattatatatatatatataacttttGTATTTATCTGCACTTCccaatttaataaaatacttgTGCAACTTTAGAATATCATATATGACTAAGCAAAAGCactctttgtttttattgatcTTCAATTCTGTATGATAGGCTTCTCCAAAGCTACATCAAGAGCAAATTAAAGGATGGACAGACCACTCCAGAACTCAACACAAGGGAACAAGGTTAATACTTTGACATATAACTAAAAggttaacaaaaaaaataaaatgttggaAAAGCCACCacatgtgacccagtctgtaaaacctagctaaagtaattttttgtgattaagtttttgttttacataataTCATCCTGCAAAATGTAAAGATGATTCAGtgaaaaaatataaccttgatatctttaatattgactaagtaaggccatgtcaaagactgaaatcaGTACTCAATTCATCTATGAGACTTTagactggatttcacagacagggtcacatgcACATATGTGCTTTTGAAGGAACTTGTCAAATAAACATAAGAATTTAAGTCTTTTCTTGAGGTGAATTTTGTATGTGACTAATCCTATAATGTGGTTTCTTCTTTGTCTCAGAGGTGTTTTTCCTGTTCTCCTTGTTTGATTATGATAGAAGTGGAAAGATGGACGGTCTTGAATTGATGCAGCTTCTGACAGATTTTCTATCTTATCATGCAATAATGCCAAAGTCAACAGACTCTGTAAGTGCAGTTTCGTTTTGAATGATTTGTTTTACAACTAAAGAGCCATTTAATTATTATGATCCCTTTTAAATTTTAGGTAGTGCCTTTAGTGGATTACCTTCTGCAAACTCAGGATCTAAACCAGGATGGACTACTGGCTCCCTCTGAGCTGCTATCACCGCCCATTCTTGACCATCACCAAGAAGACAACATTGTGCCTCCTGATGTCCAAGCTGAGCCAGTGGAGACAACAAACAGAGAGCAAGCAGATGCCATAACAAAGGGCGGAGATCCTCAAACTCACCAAGAAGAGGCAGATGTCCAGGACAACAAAGAACCTAAACAGGAACAGCTAGTAGAGCATGAGAATGAAACACAACCAGCTCAACAACTGGCCGAGGAACCTGCAGATATTAACCATATACCAAAAACAGTTGAACAACAGGATGAACCACAGCCACCAGAAGAGAACTTATAAGTATAACATGCCAGTTTATCAAGGGTACCCGGAGACAATGCCATACACCAGCCATACGTTAGAAACCAAAGTTTCTCACATGCAgcggagagcggggcacaaaggATTTTCAGCAttcattcaaaatatttaagttaatcaacacacacatttctgctacaaatgaacacttaaagtttgtttgtgggacctaccgttattgtacaattacaccgaaagtaACAGGAGTCCAAACGTTAAAACTTACCCATAGGTGGggtttaatgtaaaaaaaacaacacctgctagaaaattcAGTTGAAAcccaaataattcaataaaattcaGTCTATATACAAAATggggatattgtttatatatctgcctataataatagatatccacacatttaaccatccttgtattatgcatcaatgcatatagATTTTTCTTAAAGCGCTgctcaattaagaaaaaaattactgTCAGTTATTTTCCCTAATATTGTATAGTTAACATTTGgattaatagtatttacattattgtcattgtatacctgaggtTTAATTGTAACCCTGTGTTACAACCAACCCGCTGTGTAAAAttgttttcaatcccagctatcagttactaggagtttcaaaatggtgttgtttaaggtaacaagacagtgattcaAATAATAAGGTTGGATTAGTGACTTGCACACCAAACTCTGAAATCGAATAAACAAGAAATttacagtaacactttacttgaaggggagttcataagactgacacgacacgtgtcatgaacatgaagattttatgcacaattGTCACTTGTTCgattatgtaattttttaatgcaaagatgacattgtttgaattgTCTTTATGACAACAAGAAACTAcatagctttatgggttaacattacattaaatgtcATGTGTTAATACTGTCaaataatattaaatttaaataccttgacaaaatgcaacagacacctcaaatattatacttaactttatgtgCACAACTTCCTCATCAAGAGGGTTGTGACATTTTCTAACAtagaagaaaacaaaacaaaacatttaatcaacttAATTAACTTTGCAGCGATATAGACCCAACATTGCATAGCTTAATCCATTATtgtatggttttaataaaaaatataactgcATCaattttattattgaattattaaatgatcgattttatttgttaaacacctggaggaaacttaaacattatgaactgaagaatattcatgatgttataaaactgtttgacagagtattaacacttaatgacatcaatgacaaattcaatttgtatcactggtaaaaagtggtcattaatgttgtcttggtaatgtcaagttgtcataacaatgaatgaatgacacgAAATGACaattgtcataaacgtgcataaaattgcCTTCATGTTCATAGCATAAGTCACATCATTATTATGAATgcgtcatgtcagtcttatgaacactcCTTCAAGTAttacaaacacaaaactttacacatcTATCCCCTGTGAATTTGTAAAGCAGCAGTGTTACAATAAACCCCcggttagtttgtgccccgctcaccccaTTGGACAATCATAAATTACTACTAGGCAAGTGGTTTTAAAAAGCATGCATTATTAACCCACCTGAGCCTTGCAAGTCCAACAGATCACATCATTTAAATCAGATTCCACAAAAAGTGCTTTGGAATTTTATCACCCAACCACTAGAGTAAATCTGTTTAAACTATGCAAACCCAGGAAGTAAAACTAGTCAATGCCAAGATCAAATTACTATAAATGCACCCAATTTGGTGCATAAGGTTTCATGCcgcttttttcttaaaaacccCTTTGAAAAGAATTGTATGTAGTGCATATTGAGCATAAATAATGCCAAGTGTTTGGTTTGATTTGAAGATTTGAATGGATCAGGATGTAAATTTTATTGCATGCTTTAAATTAAACTTCAACCAGAAAATGTTTAaggttttatatttattatttggacaacagacattaaaacaaatgcaaataaagtaaaaatccaTTCAAACCAAATAAGCaaagtttaaaaataattttttccccCCCAATTTAAAGCGTGGTTTAAAGAGAGCATGGTTTtgctaaaaacacattttaaatcaaagaTTCAAACTGCACATTCAGTAGAGCCTGGAAGTTTCCGACTCCTAAATCAAAAACTACTAAAACGGGTACCTGATCATAGAAGGCATCCCAATCTTAAAAGTTCATTTCATGTATAAAACGTAACGTTGAATTAAATCCATGGCCACAGATAATGGCAGTAAGCTCAAGCTAAAATGGGAGCCATCCACAGGTCTTGATCAGTTTGCTCATTTCATCCCATTTTCAGTGTTATGCAGGGATTCCAGCCACCATTTCCGATTCAATGCCACAGTGGTCCTTGCCTCTGAGAATCTTGAAAAAACCTAAAGTGACAACAGTAAAGTCAGACAAATTTTGGCAAATAATGcataacacacacaaacaggtgAATGGTTGAGCATTGTGTCTAAGAAATCAAGATCAGTCAAAGTGACCTCACCATTTTCACCCCAGTCAGTGTTCCAGGAGTTAGCAGCAAGCCAGTAGGGAACGCCATTCTCCTCACCCCAACCAAGAATCTTAATAGCATGACCACCTACTGCTGATCCACTCACATGCTGATAGACACCTACAAAGGTTTAGAAGAAAATTCATTAAAATCAAACTCATACGTGGCTAGAGTATTAGGCATATTAGTAATAGGAATGGATGGGAATATAAACCAACCAGTCTTGTAAGAAAGGAAGTCTTCATATACAGTAAAGGCTCCCTCTACTGGACCATTCTTGTACAGCTCGGTCATGATCGCCTTCTCATTAGGAGGGACGCTATAGGAACTCTTTCCTGCAGATGACAAACCAGACAGAGCGGGTCAGTGCAAAACTCATTTTGTAAAAAGCAGAAACTCAGTCATGGAGACGCAAGACACTTTTTGCATGTATACTGATGCTCTAAACCAGGGGTTCTCAACCTTTAGCACTTCAAGGCCCCCCATATTGACcaaaacaatatttgaaggccccccaactcacaatttctaaaaaaataaagagcACTAGAGCTTGACAACTTGACAGATGtatattttttccaaaaatCAAACACTAAAAAGCTCTTGATTTTAATGCTTgtggttcccacaccttagttcactttaaattcaagaaccttttaaggactttccaggtccaataccctcaaattcagggactaaatgtggggacataTTTCAAGTGAGAGGAAGcttacattgttacagttcccttttgagggaactctcGCTGTGTCAttgtggtgacactttggggacgcctccaggggtaagtgcgtcttaatgtgtactgtatatgaaattcaaccaatggtgaggcttaacgacaaagacagggtgacgcgggagccaggaagtatattgctatctgaaa containing:
- the cgref1 gene encoding cell growth regulator with EF hand domain protein 1, which gives rise to MLSSARVGFTEHIMERPLTATERGLRTSGAVNMIMARLLFLFILPLLSMGAPQVQSITSDDILTAELANPFGPGEDNRRLLQSYIKSKLKDGQTTPELNTREQEVFFLFSLFDYDRSGKMDGLELMQLLTDFLSYHAIMPKSTDSVVPLVDYLLQTQDLNQDGLLAPSELLSPPILDHHQEDNIVPPDVQAEPVETTNREQADAITKGGDPQTHQEEADVQDNKEPKQEQLVEHENETQPAQQLAEEPADINHIPKTVEQQDEPQPPEENL